The following proteins are encoded in a genomic region of Hymenobacter siberiensis:
- a CDS encoding glycosyltransferase, with amino-acid sequence MKLPRVLHLPKWYPNRYDDQDGDFVARHVAAIAAHGGADVAVLFAAVARGPLPGLIAADEDFSGPWPTLRYYYRAAPTGLALVDKPLKLLLYFWCLGRGYRRLRRHWAGQAPDLVHVHVLLRTGLFAWALRAVRGIPFIVTEHWTLYLPERAGGISWLRRVLTRAVVQRAAALHTVSDGLRRAMAALGFVNPRAVVIANVVDTGLFHPNSPTRQLANPPTHQPTLLHVSAFHDQVKNISGVLRVVARLRTASPGLKLRIAGYGPDEQALHAYATELGLLADGTVTFLGKLSHEAVAAEMARATALVSFSRAETFGCVLLEARASGCPVVATRTGGVPELFQPENAFGLLVNPDDEAALENAIKQVVDKNIRFEPMQLRADVTARCAPAAIGQAFGELYQKVLNE; translated from the coding sequence TTGAAATTGCCCCGTGTTTTGCATCTTCCCAAGTGGTACCCCAACCGCTACGACGACCAGGATGGCGACTTCGTGGCGCGGCACGTAGCAGCCATCGCGGCGCATGGCGGAGCAGACGTGGCGGTGCTGTTTGCGGCCGTGGCGCGGGGGCCACTGCCGGGCTTGATTGCGGCCGACGAGGATTTTAGCGGCCCGTGGCCCACGCTGCGCTACTACTACCGCGCCGCACCCACCGGCCTGGCTTTGGTTGATAAGCCGCTGAAGCTGCTGCTGTATTTCTGGTGCCTGGGGCGCGGCTACCGGCGGCTGCGGCGGCACTGGGCCGGGCAGGCGCCCGATTTGGTGCATGTGCACGTGCTGCTGCGCACGGGCCTTTTTGCGTGGGCGCTGCGGGCGGTGCGCGGCATCCCGTTCATCGTCACCGAGCACTGGACACTGTATTTGCCTGAGCGGGCAGGCGGCATATCATGGCTGCGGCGGGTGCTCACGCGGGCGGTGGTGCAGCGGGCGGCAGCCCTGCACACCGTATCGGATGGGCTGCGGCGGGCTATGGCCGCGCTGGGCTTTGTGAACCCGCGCGCTGTGGTCATTGCCAACGTGGTAGATACCGGGCTTTTCCATCCTAACTCACCAACCCGCCAACTCGCCAACCCGCCAACCCACCAACCCACGTTGCTGCACGTTTCGGCATTTCACGACCAGGTGAAGAACATCTCCGGCGTGCTGCGGGTGGTGGCGCGGCTGCGCACCGCTTCGCCCGGCCTGAAGCTGCGCATTGCCGGCTACGGTCCCGACGAGCAGGCGCTGCACGCCTACGCCACCGAGCTGGGCCTGCTGGCCGATGGCACCGTAACCTTCCTCGGCAAGCTGTCGCACGAGGCCGTAGCCGCTGAGATGGCCCGCGCCACCGCCCTCGTGTCTTTCAGCCGGGCCGAAACCTTCGGCTGCGTGCTGCTGGAGGCGCGGGCCAGCGGCTGCCCGGTAGTGGCCACCCGCACCGGCGGCGTGCCGGAGCTTTTTCAACCCGAAAATGCCTTTGGCCTGCTAGTGAATCCTGATGATGAAGCAGCTTTGGAAAATGCTATCAAACAGGTGGTTGACAAAAATATTCGCTTCGAGCCAATGCAGCTGCGGGCTGATGTTACGGCGCGGTGTGCACCGGCAGCGATAGGGCAGGCCTTTGGAGAATTGTATCAAAAAGTATTAAACGAGTAA
- a CDS encoding DUF7948 domain-containing protein: MKPTLLFTAVLLLSRLADASAQETTTSSLEFIENKGQWDGHARYAAALPGGRLFAETDGLTFALLADDDVAHHGRHTAHDAPPANQAVRGHALTLHFENAGSALLTAETPTTEHRSYFLGADPTHWAGDVRSYRQLRYAGLWPGIGVRVYESADQRLEYDFTLAPQANPAAIGLRHDGADALTLDGEGNLVVKTSVGNLTERAPRAWQTNAAGQRRAVPCRYVLAGRTVHFALGSYDTARPLTIDPVVVFATYTGSTADNWGFTATYDAQGNLYSGGIAFSAGYPASPGAFRTTFAGLIDIAIIKYNPRVNGPAARVWATYLGGNGPDFPHSLVVNNQGELLVLGSTGSSNYPTTAGAIQRTFGGGTAAEPFGNYGPPYDMPTGSDLIVTRLNANATALVGSTYLGGSGNDGVLPLDRNLSPFATQKQLVHNYGDPFRGDILVDAADNVYIASHTASTDFPVARGFGNTYRGGTSDGVVCKLTPTLTAITWASYLGGTGADAAYSIQLEPGSGDVYVAGGTTSPNFPATAGAYRTTPLGDVDGFALRIAAAGTSVLRATYVGTAGYDQAYFLQIGTDGGVYLLGQTLGQFPTTPGLFRTTNGTQFIQKLDANLNQSLLTTSFGSLDPDNAGRVSLDPTAFLVDRCDRVYVCGWGGMVNGRYLPDFPAANPYQEGNGSTTRLPLTADALQSNTDGNDFYLAQFSAGLTALTYGTYYGNVDPNGEGEHVDGGTSRFDPRGVVYQAVCSCFAYTGFPIPPGANTYSTTNNSGALGGPAGCNNAAFVFNFQPNIANAGPAQALCVTGSPVPLVGTPGGGTFSGTGVTGSVATGFVFTPTLALVGVNTVTYTVLSTGLCTTTDTRRITVLAPLTAGADTMLCAGSTLAVRLSGTPGGGTFTGPGVTGSVASGFVFTLPAGFTGVATLTYTVANATCSGASTASRRISVAPVPLVQASWQPVACPENRQVPLTLRFTLVSSTNSATPAVVWEFGDGTQSTEANPVHTYTTPGNYQPRVRLRYNQNLCETTATTPPVEVKERKPVPNIITPNGDGQNQTFQFGTGCAPHLQVFSRWGQKVFEAAAYHDEWNADGQPNGVYYYLATYPDGQQLKGWLEVRR; the protein is encoded by the coding sequence ATGAAGCCAACGCTACTTTTTACGGCTGTGCTACTGCTTAGCCGGCTTGCTGATGCCAGCGCGCAGGAAACAACCACCTCAAGTCTCGAATTTATTGAGAACAAAGGCCAGTGGGACGGCCACGCCCGCTACGCGGCGGCCCTGCCCGGCGGCCGCCTGTTTGCCGAAACCGATGGCCTGACCTTCGCGCTGCTGGCCGATGACGACGTGGCCCACCACGGGCGGCACACGGCCCACGACGCCCCCCCGGCCAACCAGGCCGTGCGGGGCCACGCCCTCACCCTGCACTTCGAAAACGCTGGCTCGGCCCTGCTCACGGCCGAAACGCCCACCACCGAACACCGCAGCTACTTCCTCGGAGCCGACCCCACGCACTGGGCCGGTGATGTGCGCAGCTACCGCCAACTGCGCTACGCCGGGCTGTGGCCGGGCATTGGGGTGCGGGTGTATGAAAGCGCCGACCAGCGCCTGGAGTATGATTTCACGCTGGCCCCGCAGGCCAATCCGGCGGCCATCGGCCTGCGACACGACGGCGCCGATGCCCTGACCCTGGACGGCGAGGGCAACCTGGTGGTGAAAACCAGCGTGGGCAACCTCACCGAGCGGGCCCCGCGGGCCTGGCAGACCAACGCGGCCGGCCAGCGCCGGGCCGTGCCCTGCCGCTACGTGCTGGCGGGGCGCACCGTGCATTTTGCCCTGGGCAGCTACGATACCGCCCGCCCGCTCACCATCGACCCGGTGGTGGTATTTGCCACCTACACTGGCTCGACGGCCGATAACTGGGGCTTCACGGCAACTTATGATGCGCAGGGCAACCTGTACTCGGGCGGCATTGCTTTCAGTGCCGGCTACCCGGCCAGCCCGGGGGCATTCCGGACCACGTTTGCGGGTCTTATTGATATTGCCATCATCAAGTACAATCCCCGGGTGAATGGGCCGGCGGCGCGGGTGTGGGCCACCTACCTGGGCGGCAACGGGCCGGATTTTCCGCACAGCCTGGTGGTGAATAACCAGGGCGAGCTGCTGGTGCTGGGCTCGACGGGCTCCAGCAACTATCCGACTACGGCCGGGGCTATACAGCGCACTTTTGGCGGAGGTACGGCGGCGGAGCCGTTTGGCAATTATGGACCGCCGTACGATATGCCCACCGGCTCGGACCTCATCGTGACCCGCCTGAATGCCAACGCCACGGCCCTGGTGGGCTCGACCTACCTGGGCGGCAGCGGCAACGACGGCGTACTGCCCCTGGACCGCAACCTCTCGCCCTTTGCCACGCAAAAACAGCTGGTGCACAACTACGGCGACCCTTTCCGGGGCGATATTCTGGTGGATGCGGCCGATAATGTGTACATCGCCTCGCACACGGCTTCGACCGATTTTCCGGTGGCGCGGGGCTTCGGCAACACCTACCGGGGCGGCACTTCCGATGGCGTGGTGTGCAAGCTCACCCCCACCCTCACGGCCATCACCTGGGCCAGCTACCTGGGCGGCACGGGGGCCGATGCCGCTTATTCCATTCAGCTGGAGCCCGGCAGCGGCGATGTGTACGTGGCCGGCGGCACCACCAGCCCCAACTTCCCGGCCACGGCCGGGGCCTACCGCACCACCCCGCTTGGCGACGTGGATGGCTTTGCGCTGCGCATTGCAGCGGCCGGCACCAGCGTGCTGCGCGCCACCTACGTGGGCACGGCCGGCTACGACCAGGCGTATTTCCTGCAAATTGGCACCGATGGCGGCGTGTACCTGCTGGGCCAGACGCTGGGCCAGTTCCCCACCACGCCCGGCCTGTTCCGCACGACCAATGGCACGCAGTTTATTCAGAAGCTCGACGCCAACTTGAACCAGAGCCTGCTCACTACCTCCTTCGGCAGCCTCGACCCCGACAACGCGGGCCGGGTGAGCCTCGACCCCACGGCCTTCCTCGTCGACCGCTGCGACCGGGTGTACGTGTGCGGCTGGGGCGGCATGGTGAACGGCCGCTACCTGCCCGATTTTCCGGCCGCCAACCCTTACCAGGAGGGCAACGGCAGCACCACCCGCCTGCCCCTCACGGCCGACGCGCTGCAATCCAATACCGATGGCAACGACTTCTACCTGGCGCAGTTTTCGGCCGGCCTCACGGCCCTCACCTACGGCACGTACTATGGTAACGTGGACCCCAACGGCGAAGGCGAGCACGTAGATGGCGGCACCTCGCGCTTCGACCCGCGCGGGGTGGTGTATCAGGCGGTTTGCTCGTGCTTTGCCTACACGGGCTTTCCCATTCCGCCGGGCGCAAACACGTATTCGACCACCAACAACAGCGGGGCGCTGGGCGGGCCGGCCGGCTGCAACAACGCCGCATTTGTGTTCAACTTTCAGCCCAATATTGCCAATGCCGGCCCGGCGCAGGCCCTGTGCGTCACGGGTAGCCCGGTGCCGTTGGTGGGTACGCCCGGCGGCGGCACCTTCAGCGGAACGGGCGTCACGGGCAGCGTGGCCACGGGCTTCGTGTTCACGCCCACGCTCGCGCTGGTGGGGGTGAATACCGTGACATACACGGTGCTGAGTACTGGCCTGTGCACCACCACCGACACGCGCCGCATCACGGTGCTGGCCCCGCTCACGGCCGGGGCCGATACCATGCTGTGCGCCGGCAGCACGCTGGCCGTGCGGCTGAGCGGCACGCCAGGGGGCGGCACGTTTACGGGGCCGGGCGTGACGGGCAGCGTGGCTTCGGGCTTCGTGTTCACGCTGCCGGCCGGTTTTACGGGCGTTGCCACGCTAACTTATACCGTCGCCAACGCCACCTGCTCGGGGGCCAGCACGGCCAGCCGACGCATATCGGTAGCACCCGTGCCGCTGGTGCAAGCCAGCTGGCAACCCGTGGCCTGCCCCGAAAACCGCCAGGTTCCGCTCACGCTGCGCTTCACGCTGGTTAGCTCCACTAATTCTGCGACGCCCGCCGTAGTCTGGGAGTTTGGCGATGGCACGCAGTCGACGGAAGCGAACCCTGTGCATACTTACACCACGCCCGGCAACTACCAGCCCCGTGTGCGGCTGCGCTACAACCAGAACCTTTGCGAAACGACGGCAACCACACCGCCAGTAGAGGTGAAAGAGCGCAAACCCGTACCCAACATCATCACGCCCAATGGCGACGGCCAGAACCAGACCTTCCAATTCGGTACCGGCTGCGCGCCGCACCTCCAGGTATTTTCGCGCTGGGGCCAGAAGGTATTCGAAGCGGCCGCCTACCACGACGAATGGAATGCCGACGGCCAGCCCAACGGCGTGTACTACTACCTGGCCACTTATCCGGATGGGCAGCAGCTGAAAGGCTGGCTGGAGGTGCGCCGATAG
- a CDS encoding lipopolysaccharide biosynthesis protein produces the protein MIKRILQHFAARVLTAGLSFAVVWLTARCLGAAGRGQVSLFVTDVSGLALLAGLVGGSSLIYLVPRRNVWLLLLPAYGWGALVSLGGAALVGLLRPVSTAYVLHLGAVALVQVLLSINVFLLLGRQRERTYNVLTTTQAGLLAVALAVAFGPLRWLSIDAYYYANYLAYGLPWLISTALLLRLPDAWGSRRIRRRAAARELARHSRGAHLSNLLAFANYRFSYYAVVYLADTRALGILSVGVALAEAIWLIPRSTALIQYVALVNAPDKREQTHAALRGSRLTLLATAAAVLVLATVPAGWLVAIFGPEFGAAHGVIMALAPGILINGGGMQASTYFAGTGQYGINNRATLLGLAVTVPACLLLVPPLGIVGAALSMSASYAAGVLYLVGRYRRAIEATWADILPGWADVRWLWQRMVFRA, from the coding sequence ATGATTAAGCGCATTCTTCAGCATTTTGCGGCGCGGGTACTCACGGCGGGGCTCAGCTTCGCGGTAGTGTGGCTCACGGCGCGGTGCCTGGGGGCGGCGGGGCGCGGGCAGGTCAGCCTGTTTGTGACCGATGTGTCGGGGCTGGCGCTGCTGGCCGGGCTGGTGGGCGGCTCATCCTTAATATATCTGGTGCCGCGCCGCAACGTGTGGCTGCTTTTGCTGCCAGCCTACGGCTGGGGCGCGCTCGTGAGTCTGGGCGGGGCGGCCCTGGTGGGCCTGCTGCGGCCGGTGAGCACGGCTTATGTGTTGCACCTCGGGGCGGTGGCGCTGGTGCAGGTTCTGCTGTCCATCAACGTGTTTCTGCTGCTGGGTCGGCAGCGGGAGCGGACCTACAACGTGCTCACTACCACGCAGGCCGGGTTGCTGGCCGTGGCGCTGGCCGTGGCGTTCGGGCCGTTGCGCTGGCTTTCCATCGATGCTTATTACTACGCCAACTACCTGGCCTACGGCCTGCCGTGGCTTATCAGCACGGCGCTGCTGCTGCGCCTGCCCGATGCCTGGGGCAGCCGGCGCATCCGTCGCCGGGCGGCGGCCCGCGAGCTGGCCCGCCACAGCCGGGGCGCGCACCTGTCGAACCTGCTGGCCTTCGCCAACTACCGTTTCAGCTACTACGCCGTGGTGTACCTGGCCGATACCCGGGCGCTGGGCATCCTCTCGGTGGGGGTGGCGCTGGCCGAGGCCATCTGGCTGATTCCGCGCAGCACAGCGCTCATTCAATACGTGGCCCTAGTGAACGCGCCCGACAAGCGCGAGCAAACCCACGCCGCCCTGCGCGGCAGCCGGCTCACGCTGCTGGCCACGGCAGCGGCGGTGCTGGTGCTGGCCACCGTGCCGGCCGGGTGGCTGGTCGCCATTTTCGGGCCGGAGTTCGGGGCGGCGCACGGCGTCATTATGGCGCTGGCACCGGGCATTCTCATCAATGGGGGCGGCATGCAGGCCAGTACCTACTTCGCCGGTACGGGCCAGTACGGCATCAACAACCGCGCTACGCTGCTGGGGCTGGCCGTGACGGTACCCGCGTGCCTGCTGCTGGTGCCGCCGCTGGGTATTGTGGGCGCGGCGCTGAGCATGTCGGCTTCCTACGCGGCGGGGGTGCTGTACCTGGTGGGGCGCTACCGCCGGGCTATCGAGGCGACGTGGGCGGATATTCTGCCCGGCTGGGCCGATGTGCGCTGGCTGTGGCAGCGCATGGTTTTTCGGGCGTAA
- a CDS encoding YraN family protein — translation MAHAPHELGQAGETAAADHFLALGYEVLARGYRHGRAEVDLVLRRGTELLVFAEVKTRSSGQFGAPETFVSARKKELFRFAATHLQEELDWHGDIRFDIVALTLLSRGFRIEHFEDAFY, via the coding sequence ATGGCTCACGCCCCTCACGAACTAGGCCAGGCCGGCGAAACAGCGGCGGCCGACCATTTCCTAGCCCTGGGCTACGAAGTGCTGGCCCGCGGCTACCGCCACGGCCGGGCCGAGGTAGACCTGGTGCTGCGGCGCGGCACCGAGCTGCTGGTATTTGCAGAAGTCAAGACCCGCTCTTCGGGCCAGTTCGGCGCACCCGAGACGTTTGTATCGGCCCGCAAAAAGGAACTGTTCCGCTTCGCGGCCACGCACTTGCAGGAGGAGCTGGACTGGCACGGCGACATCCGCTTCGACATAGTGGCCCTTACTCTGCTCAGCCGGGGTTTCCGCATCGAGCACTTCGAGGACGCTTTTTACTAA
- a CDS encoding MraY family glycosyltransferase has product MTHFDIPLGLSWMWALLVSLFAVPSIIYIAHLKNMLDTPNGRTVHQSLTPRLGGVAVFAGFMSALTIFAPLENGVKELLAGCIILFFVGLKDDLVGMSVSKKFVGQLLATGIVMIMADVRLTSFQGILGIGTLPVGISYAFTFFVIVGITNAINLIDGLDGLAGTIVLIICSTFGYYFYQYGGASYGSYAYVAVCLIGGLLGFLRYNFHRAPIFMGDTGSLVCGFIVSVLAIQFIEMGLRVGQPFGSSAPSVAVGILFVPLFDTMRVFSLRMAAGKSPFSPDKNHIHHRILAMGFQQISTVLLLGLLNILVTLSVIQFAYLGNTVLITALAIFSALLSIFFGVYQSRISRRLLAAESSN; this is encoded by the coding sequence ATGACTCATTTTGATATTCCACTAGGCCTGTCCTGGATGTGGGCGCTGCTGGTGTCCCTATTCGCCGTGCCGTCCATCATCTACATTGCCCACCTCAAAAACATGCTCGATACGCCCAACGGGCGCACCGTGCACCAGTCGCTCACGCCGCGCCTGGGCGGCGTGGCCGTGTTTGCCGGCTTCATGTCGGCCCTCACCATCTTTGCGCCCCTCGAAAACGGCGTGAAGGAGCTGCTGGCCGGCTGCATCATCCTGTTTTTCGTGGGCCTGAAGGATGACCTTGTAGGAATGTCAGTCTCCAAAAAATTCGTGGGCCAGCTACTGGCCACCGGCATCGTGATGATAATGGCCGACGTGCGCCTCACCAGCTTCCAGGGCATTCTCGGCATCGGCACCCTGCCGGTGGGCATCAGCTACGCCTTCACCTTCTTCGTGATTGTGGGCATCACCAACGCCATCAACCTCATCGATGGCCTCGATGGCCTGGCCGGCACTATCGTGCTAATCATCTGTAGCACATTTGGTTATTATTTCTACCAGTACGGCGGCGCCAGCTACGGCAGCTATGCCTACGTGGCTGTGTGCCTCATTGGCGGCCTGCTGGGCTTCCTGCGCTACAACTTCCACCGCGCCCCCATTTTCATGGGCGACACGGGCTCGCTCGTCTGCGGCTTCATTGTGTCGGTGCTGGCCATCCAGTTCATCGAAATGGGCCTGCGGGTGGGGCAGCCTTTTGGTTCCTCGGCCCCGTCGGTAGCCGTGGGCATCCTGTTCGTGCCGCTGTTCGATACCATGCGCGTATTCTCGCTGCGCATGGCCGCCGGCAAGTCGCCCTTCTCGCCCGATAAAAACCACATCCACCACCGCATTCTGGCCATGGGCTTCCAGCAAATCAGCACCGTGCTGCTGTTGGGCCTGCTCAACATCTTGGTCACGCTGTCCGTCATCCAGTTCGCTTACCTCGGCAATACCGTTCTCATCACTGCCCTGGCCATCTTCTCGGCGCTTTTGAGTATCTTTTTCGGCGTGTACCAGAGCCGTATTTCCCGCCGCCTGCTAGCCGCCGAAAGCAGCAATTAG
- a CDS encoding DUF4271 domain-containing protein, which yields MRWLLAIGLWLALVARPGPACASEYYQLPPASPTSLSADWLLHDAGRNRLIFYLPGYHQPAHAYYQWVRVSHTQPFPLSFAALRGLSLFVDNQLVFTARTAGNYSLDLARLLPATLPSGKHLLAVWQPDGYPALASFSGVSNAHADTSPLAKARIGQAQPRLRGPQGQNVYLGFLLVLGLSYGAVRTTYQPGMARIFQLDELFNGSSDQQTFLAKPAFSLLNLLLVLLFSLSFALLLTAIHTDLQNLPLLRRFFDVPETAIVARVLLYTAVITTFVFGKYLYVKIMGYIFGLEPLADIQYREFLRTTLLAGLFLPLVLLLYLSLNGNWPNAVAWTASAAIGILLVGTVLRVARTLHHHTSLLNLHLFAYLCATEVLPLLVLLKLIVFTY from the coding sequence ATGCGGTGGCTGCTCGCCATCGGTTTGTGGCTGGCGCTCGTGGCCCGGCCCGGCCCGGCGTGTGCCAGCGAGTACTACCAGCTGCCCCCGGCCTCCCCAACGTCTCTCTCCGCCGACTGGCTCCTCCACGATGCCGGCCGCAACCGGCTGATTTTCTACCTGCCCGGCTACCACCAGCCGGCCCATGCCTACTATCAGTGGGTGCGCGTCAGCCATACGCAGCCTTTTCCGCTGTCCTTCGCAGCCCTGCGCGGCCTCAGCCTGTTTGTTGATAATCAGCTGGTATTCACGGCCCGCACAGCTGGCAACTATTCGTTGGACCTGGCCCGGCTGTTGCCGGCCACGCTCCCTTCCGGCAAGCACCTGCTCGCCGTGTGGCAGCCCGATGGCTACCCGGCTCTGGCCTCGTTTTCAGGAGTGAGCAACGCCCATGCCGATACCAGCCCATTGGCCAAAGCCCGTATCGGCCAGGCCCAGCCTCGCCTGCGCGGCCCCCAGGGGCAAAACGTTTACCTGGGCTTTCTCTTGGTGCTGGGCCTGTCTTACGGGGCCGTTCGCACCACCTACCAACCCGGCATGGCGCGTATTTTTCAGCTCGATGAGCTATTCAACGGCAGCAGCGACCAGCAGACCTTTCTGGCCAAGCCGGCCTTTTCGCTGCTCAACTTATTGTTGGTACTGCTCTTTTCGCTGTCGTTTGCGCTGCTGCTCACCGCCATCCACACCGACCTGCAAAACCTCCCCCTGCTCCGCCGCTTCTTCGACGTGCCCGAAACGGCCATCGTGGCCCGGGTGCTGCTCTACACGGCGGTTATTACCACCTTTGTTTTTGGTAAGTACCTGTATGTAAAGATAATGGGCTACATATTTGGCCTGGAGCCTTTGGCCGATATTCAGTACCGCGAGTTCCTGCGCACCACCTTATTGGCCGGTTTGTTTCTGCCGCTGGTGCTGCTGCTCTACCTCAGCCTCAATGGCAACTGGCCCAATGCCGTAGCCTGGACGGCCAGCGCGGCCATTGGCATTTTGCTGGTCGGTACGGTGCTGCGGGTGGCCCGCACCCTGCACCACCACACCTCCCTCCTGAATCTACATTTGTTTGCTTATCTTTGTGCTACTGAAGTATTACCTTTATTGGTTTTACTTAAACTTATTGTTTTTACGTACTGA
- the lipB gene encoding lipoyl(octanoyl) transferase LipB: MASFVEQFPPQLLDAAAPDDARPAPNRLLHVQRLGLVDYVPTWKFQEQLMDATLAIKVRNRAAETTGEAPQPTLNHLLLCEHPHTYTLGKSGKPEHLLLDEAALAAHEASFHRINRGGDITYHGPGQLVGYPILDLDNFRPDIHWYLRVLEEAVIRTLADYGLNAGRIAGLTGVWLDWEEGAPNPRKICALGVKCSRWVTLHGFALNVNPDLSYFGHIVPCGITDKAVTSLARELGSTRSVSVAEVQERLLPHLLALLEATNSEEPAAT, from the coding sequence ATGGCCTCCTTCGTAGAACAGTTCCCCCCGCAACTGCTCGACGCCGCCGCTCCCGACGACGCCCGCCCCGCTCCCAACCGGCTCCTGCACGTGCAGCGCCTGGGCCTGGTCGACTACGTGCCCACCTGGAAGTTTCAGGAGCAGCTCATGGATGCCACCCTGGCCATCAAGGTCCGGAACCGCGCCGCCGAAACCACCGGCGAAGCCCCGCAGCCTACCCTCAACCACCTGCTGCTCTGCGAGCACCCGCATACATATACGTTAGGCAAGAGCGGTAAGCCCGAGCACCTGCTCCTCGATGAAGCCGCCCTCGCGGCGCACGAAGCCAGCTTCCACCGCATCAACCGCGGCGGCGACATCACCTACCACGGCCCTGGCCAGCTGGTGGGTTACCCCATCCTCGACCTCGACAACTTCCGGCCCGATATCCACTGGTACCTGCGTGTGCTGGAAGAAGCCGTCATCCGCACCCTGGCCGACTACGGCCTGAATGCCGGCCGCATTGCCGGCCTCACCGGCGTGTGGCTCGATTGGGAGGAAGGTGCCCCCAACCCGCGCAAAATCTGCGCCCTCGGCGTGAAGTGCAGCCGCTGGGTCACGCTCCACGGTTTCGCCCTCAACGTTAATCCCGACCTCTCGTACTTCGGCCACATCGTACCCTGCGGCATCACCGACAAAGCCGTGACTTCCCTGGCACGGGAGTTGGGAAGCACCCGGTCCGTGTCCGTTGCCGAAGTGCAGGAGCGCCTGCTGCCCCACCTGCTGGCGCTGCTAGAGGCAACCAACAGCGAGGAGCCGGCAGCCACCTGA
- a CDS encoding toxin-antitoxin system YwqK family antitoxin, with translation MRIISLWLRPLRFLALALVLLTLLPWACTRKAVSFNSNPEQPVVAALGTDTLTRPGDSLNGKPSLSTARKVVLTKAQEKAAKDAEKDTQRKSKKKKKNVFLGERMKRAFTKTGPKGRNQIIEIFYFLKYPKTLNAYAPAHYYYDTKKHRVLKMAAVEEDAANLKILHGPYKKMQNNKVLETGYYALGTRHLRWERFDKNGVLLAKTHYEMGFPRDANVSYYGEDRSLINEVVPYVNGRLEGDYAKFLINGQPDWRGQFENGKRVGIWTKYWGFRARRHYEYQYGETGYDPEVTEPELVREYNRNAVLVFDKEKNIEKRGQPDVEDRPSQRRTVAPRTVPRAPAKVLPKRR, from the coding sequence ATGCGTATTATTAGTCTGTGGCTCCGGCCGCTACGGTTTCTGGCCCTGGCCCTGGTGCTGCTCACGCTGCTGCCGTGGGCGTGTACCCGCAAAGCCGTTTCCTTCAACAGCAACCCCGAGCAGCCCGTAGTGGCCGCGCTCGGCACCGACACCCTCACGCGGCCCGGCGACTCGCTCAACGGCAAGCCCTCCCTCAGCACGGCCCGCAAGGTGGTGCTCACCAAAGCGCAGGAGAAGGCGGCCAAGGATGCCGAAAAGGACACCCAGCGCAAGTCGAAAAAGAAGAAGAAAAACGTCTTCCTGGGCGAAAGGATGAAGCGGGCTTTCACCAAGACCGGCCCCAAGGGACGCAACCAGATTATTGAGATTTTCTACTTCCTGAAGTATCCGAAAACCCTCAATGCCTACGCGCCCGCCCACTATTACTACGACACCAAGAAGCACCGGGTCCTGAAGATGGCCGCCGTGGAAGAAGACGCGGCCAACCTGAAAATTCTGCACGGCCCCTACAAGAAAATGCAGAACAACAAGGTGCTCGAAACCGGCTACTACGCCCTCGGCACCCGCCACCTGCGCTGGGAGCGTTTCGATAAAAATGGCGTGCTGCTGGCCAAAACCCACTACGAAATGGGCTTCCCGCGCGATGCCAACGTGAGTTACTACGGCGAAGACCGCAGCCTCATCAACGAAGTGGTGCCCTACGTTAATGGCAGGCTGGAAGGCGATTACGCCAAATTCCTCATCAATGGCCAGCCCGACTGGCGCGGCCAGTTCGAAAACGGTAAGCGCGTGGGCATCTGGACCAAGTACTGGGGTTTCCGCGCCCGCCGCCACTACGAGTACCAGTACGGCGAAACGGGTTATGACCCCGAAGTAACTGAGCCCGAGCTGGTGCGCGAGTACAACCGCAACGCCGTCCTCGTCTTCGACAAGGAAAAGAATATCGAAAAGCGCGGCCAGCCTGACGTTGAGGACCGCCCCAGCCAGCGCCGCACCGTAGCCCCGCGCACCGTGCCCCGCGCCCCGGCCAAAGTACTGCCCAAGCGCCGGTGA